The Nothobranchius furzeri strain GRZ-AD chromosome 6, NfurGRZ-RIMD1, whole genome shotgun sequence genome includes a region encoding these proteins:
- the LOC129152361 gene encoding uncharacterized protein isoform X1 codes for MHYKRMPLGMKLRTHTEGKQTKKKTLRLIKWLQKKHLLKKKLRCPVCHHKMKMISVVKKDQFMWCCKRASHRKVSRTIRTGSLFEKSKSSLFSWMKFIYRFSQGLRLRQIDMIDDDVAGSSKTLSAMAKRIRQVCISAMERHGVNKGHCLGGHKEFVVMDESCLRHQRKYARGRFGNAWKRKKWVFGLMGVKDKRRRLVLKLVEKRTRRHLVPLIRQHVKSGSAIISDEWRAYKNVLTNMGYKHYTVNHSRWFVDPHSGSHTQHIERAWMTIKGHIRRLRGNRTEMLLEEHLKVLEWSSWLGSKHPDGPLGRLFKDIWKSFPV; via the exons ATGCACTATAAGAG AATGCCTCTTGGGATGAAGTTGCGCACTCATACAGagggaaaacaaactaaaaagaagACTCTGAGGCTGATTAAATGGCTGCAAAAGAAACACCTTCTAAAGAAGAAGCTGAGATGCCCTGTTTGCCACCATAAGATGAAAATGATATCTGTGGTGAAGAAAGACCAATTTATGTG GTGCTGCAAAAGAGCAAGTCATAGAAAAGTCTCCAGAACAATTAGAACTGGCTCCCTCTTTGAGAAATCAAAATCTTCTCTTTTCAGTTGGATGAAGTTCATCTACAG ATTTTCACAAGGGCTCAGGCTCAGGCAGATAGATATGATTGATGATGATGTGGCTGGCAGCTCCAAAACATTAAGTGCCATGGCAAAGCGTATTCGACAAGTCTGCATCAGTGCAATGGAAAGACACGGAGTAAATAAAGGGCACTGTCTTGGTGGTCACAAAGAATTTGTGGTTATGGATGAAAGCTGTCTCCGTCATCAGCGAAAG tatGCACGTGGACGCTTCGGAAATGCTTGGAAAAGAAAGAAATGGGTCTTTGGACTGATGGGAGTGAAAGACAAAAGGCGAAGGCTCGTGTTAAAACTTGTAGAGAAACGAACAAGGCGTCACCTTGTTCCTCTGATCAGACAGCATGTTAAGTCAGGTAGTGCCATTATCAGTGATGAGTGGAGAGCCTACAAGAATGTCTTGACAAACATGGGGTACAAACATTACACAGTAAATCACAGCAGGTGGTTTGTTGATCCTCACTCGGGCAGTCATACACAACATATTGAAAGAGCTTGGATGACAATTAAAGGACATATTCGCAGACTAAGAGGAAATCGTACAGAGATGTTGTTGGAGGAACATCTTAAAGTTCTCGAATGGTCATCTTGGCTTGGTTCAAAACATCCTGATGGACCACTGGGACGCTTATTCAAGGACATATGGAAATCATTCCCAGTTTAA
- the LOC129152361 gene encoding uncharacterized protein isoform X2, with translation MHYKRMPLGMKLRTHTEGKQTKKKTLRLIKWLQKKHLLKKKLRCPVCHHKMKMISVVKKDQFMWCCKRASHRKVSRTIRTGSLFEKSKSSLFSWMKFIYRFSQGLRLRQIDMIDDDVAGSSKTLSAMAKRIRQVCISAMERHGYARGRFGNAWKRKKWVFGLMGVKDKRRRLVLKLVEKRTRRHLVPLIRQHVKSGSAIISDEWRAYKNVLTNMGYKHYTVNHSRWFVDPHSGSHTQHIERAWMTIKGHIRRLRGNRTEMLLEEHLKVLEWSSWLGSKHPDGPLGRLFKDIWKSFPV, from the exons ATGCACTATAAGAG AATGCCTCTTGGGATGAAGTTGCGCACTCATACAGagggaaaacaaactaaaaagaagACTCTGAGGCTGATTAAATGGCTGCAAAAGAAACACCTTCTAAAGAAGAAGCTGAGATGCCCTGTTTGCCACCATAAGATGAAAATGATATCTGTGGTGAAGAAAGACCAATTTATGTG GTGCTGCAAAAGAGCAAGTCATAGAAAAGTCTCCAGAACAATTAGAACTGGCTCCCTCTTTGAGAAATCAAAATCTTCTCTTTTCAGTTGGATGAAGTTCATCTACAG ATTTTCACAAGGGCTCAGGCTCAGGCAGATAGATATGATTGATGATGATGTGGCTGGCAGCTCCAAAACATTAAGTGCCATGGCAAAGCGTATTCGACAAGTCTGCATCAGTGCAATGGAAAGACACGGA tatGCACGTGGACGCTTCGGAAATGCTTGGAAAAGAAAGAAATGGGTCTTTGGACTGATGGGAGTGAAAGACAAAAGGCGAAGGCTCGTGTTAAAACTTGTAGAGAAACGAACAAGGCGTCACCTTGTTCCTCTGATCAGACAGCATGTTAAGTCAGGTAGTGCCATTATCAGTGATGAGTGGAGAGCCTACAAGAATGTCTTGACAAACATGGGGTACAAACATTACACAGTAAATCACAGCAGGTGGTTTGTTGATCCTCACTCGGGCAGTCATACACAACATATTGAAAGAGCTTGGATGACAATTAAAGGACATATTCGCAGACTAAGAGGAAATCGTACAGAGATGTTGTTGGAGGAACATCTTAAAGTTCTCGAATGGTCATCTTGGCTTGGTTCAAAACATCCTGATGGACCACTGGGACGCTTATTCAAGGACATATGGAAATCATTCCCAGTTTAA
- the LOC129152362 gene encoding coiled-coil domain-containing protein 106-like, which yields MDGPEEKDSCSTATPAVSTRSKKNKKQRLDNVNTKPTLSTEKRDDTSSGLAPTATVLLNKERQEVAFLKEKLEWQKMRIEELEGERDFLRSQLSSLSTQPKDEPLNDTFFNNPSENLDSSSTSSSASSEWSSSSSSSPPKKQKRKFKNKHSKAKKYKKEEKKFRQRVRTPSEIVQRYKSLLKTFPKMKTLSKAFQKHGIDRNTVVSTASVAELAIAAPLVYQELISNKPSGETVLHFAKRCEEEIQSNDEVKNKIESMKADGTLLPIRRGKSV from the exons ATGGATGGACCTGAAGAGAAAGATTCCTGTTCCACTGCGACACCTGCGGTCAGCACGcgttcaaagaaaaacaaaaagcagcGACTGGATAACGTTAACACTAAACCAACGCTGTCAACAGAGAAACGTGATG ATACTTCTTCTGGCCTTGCCCCTACTGCAACTGTGCTTCTTAATAAGGAGAGACAGGAAGTTGCTTTTCTTAAGGAGAAGCTGGAGTGGCAAAAGATGAGAATTGAAGAACTGGAAGGAGAGAGGGATTTCCTCCGAAGTCAGCTATCATCTCTGTCAA CGCAACCTAAAGACGAACCATTAAATGATACGTTTTTCAACAATCCTTCTGAAAACTTGGATTCATCTTCCACATCTTCATCTGCATCATCTGAGtggtcatcctcatcctcatcttcacCCCCAAAGAAGCAAAAGCGCAAATTCAAAAACAAGCATTCAAAAGCCAAGAAATACAAGAAGGAGGAAAAGAAGTTCCGGCAGCGTG TCCGAACACCAAGTGAGATTGTGCAGAGATACAAGTCCCTCCTCAAGACATTTCCAAAGATGAAGACCTTGTCCAAAGCTTTTCAGAAGCATGGGATTGACAGAAACACAGTTGTGTCCACGGCATCAGTTGCTGAGCTCGCTATCGCAGCTCCTCTTGTTTACCAGGAGCTGATCTCCAACAAGCCCAGTGGAGAGACGGTACTCCATTTTGCTAAGCGATGTGAGGAAGAGATTCAAAGCAATGATGAAGTGAAAAACAAAATAGAAAGCATGAAGGCTGATGGTACTTTGCTTCCAATTCGAAGAGGCAAGTCTGTCTGA